In Apium graveolens cultivar Ventura chromosome 10, ASM990537v1, whole genome shotgun sequence, the following are encoded in one genomic region:
- the LOC141693058 gene encoding RNA-binding protein 1-like isoform X2 yields MGDAYWRCPQARQPAVLLGKRPHPDFDGLGGHELSDYYGRRDDARGAPRGMRDGDSLGASYERYLGGRQLGGFPIDDPQTMRSRGSDILVAKRQSLGVGRPETNLPRDASKTLFVKGLPTNCSRREVAHIFRPFLGYEDVRLVSKDSRHFKGSALVLCFVDFLSPAHAATAMNALQGYRLDEQNRDSVSLRLQFARCPGARSGGRHRGWR; encoded by the exons ATGGGTGATGCTTACTGGAGGTGCCCTCAGGCCAGACAACCTGCTGTTCTCCTCGGAAAGCGCCCTCACCCCGACTTTG ATGGTCTCGGTGGCCACGAATTAAGCGACTATTATGGTCGTCGTGATGATGCAAGAGGAGCACCCCGTGGGATGAGAGATGGGGACTCTCTTGGAGCATCCTATGAACGTTATCTTGGCGGCAGG CAACTTGGTGGTTTTCCAATCGATGATCCCCAGACGATGCGTTCTAGAGGCTCAGACATACTGGTAGCAAAACGCCAGTCACTGGGAGTTGGACGACCTGAGACAAATCTACCTCGAGATGCTAGTAAGACCTTATTTGTGAAAGGTCTACCAACAAATTGCTCCCGAAGGGAAGTTGCCC ACATATTTCGCCCTTTTTTAGGTTATGAAGATGTAAGACTGGTTTCCAAGGATTCAAGACAT tTTAAGGGCAGTGCATTGGTTCTTTGCTTTGTTGACTTTTTGAGCCCCGCCCACGCAGCCACTGCTATGAATGCACTTCAAG GTTATAGATTGGACGAGCAGAACCGCGACTCTGTTAGTTTAAGGCTGCAATTTGCTCGCTGTCCCGGAGCAAGGTCAGGTGGCAGGCATCGTGGATGGCGTTGA
- the LOC141693058 gene encoding RNA-binding protein 1-like isoform X1 produces the protein MGDAYWRCPQARQPAVLLGKRPHPDFVDGLGGHELSDYYGRRDDARGAPRGMRDGDSLGASYERYLGGRQLGGFPIDDPQTMRSRGSDILVAKRQSLGVGRPETNLPRDASKTLFVKGLPTNCSRREVAHIFRPFLGYEDVRLVSKDSRHFKGSALVLCFVDFLSPAHAATAMNALQGYRLDEQNRDSVSLRLQFARCPGARSGGRHRGWR, from the exons ATGGGTGATGCTTACTGGAGGTGCCCTCAGGCCAGACAACCTGCTGTTCTCCTCGGAAAGCGCCCTCACCCCGACTTTG TAGATGGTCTCGGTGGCCACGAATTAAGCGACTATTATGGTCGTCGTGATGATGCAAGAGGAGCACCCCGTGGGATGAGAGATGGGGACTCTCTTGGAGCATCCTATGAACGTTATCTTGGCGGCAGG CAACTTGGTGGTTTTCCAATCGATGATCCCCAGACGATGCGTTCTAGAGGCTCAGACATACTGGTAGCAAAACGCCAGTCACTGGGAGTTGGACGACCTGAGACAAATCTACCTCGAGATGCTAGTAAGACCTTATTTGTGAAAGGTCTACCAACAAATTGCTCCCGAAGGGAAGTTGCCC ACATATTTCGCCCTTTTTTAGGTTATGAAGATGTAAGACTGGTTTCCAAGGATTCAAGACAT tTTAAGGGCAGTGCATTGGTTCTTTGCTTTGTTGACTTTTTGAGCCCCGCCCACGCAGCCACTGCTATGAATGCACTTCAAG GTTATAGATTGGACGAGCAGAACCGCGACTCTGTTAGTTTAAGGCTGCAATTTGCTCGCTGTCCCGGAGCAAGGTCAGGTGGCAGGCATCGTGGATGGCGTTGA
- the LOC141688893 gene encoding protein yippee-like At4g27745 — protein MAEIGPRLYCCYKCKNHVSLHDDIISKTFQGRDGRAFLFSHAMNISVGRREDRNLMTGLHTVADVNCGDCGELLGWKYERAYEPSQRYKEGKFILEKSKIMKENW, from the exons ATGGCTGAAATAGGACCTCGGTTGTACTGCTGCTACAAGTGTAAAAATCATGTTTCACTCCATGATGACATAATTTCCAAAACATTTCAG GGAAGAGATGGCCGAGCCTTCTTGTTCTCTCATGCAATGAACATTTCTGTTGGGCGAAGAGAAGACAGAAACCTTATGACGGGTCTTCACACTGTTGCGGATGTCAACTGTGGTGATTGTGGTGAATTGCTGGGGTGGAAGTATGAACGAGCTTATGAACCATCACAGAGATACAAGGAAGGGAAGTTCATACTTGAGAAATCAAAGATTATGAAGGAGAACTGGTAG